Proteins encoded by one window of Channa argus isolate prfri chromosome 1, Channa argus male v1.0, whole genome shotgun sequence:
- the LOC137124747 gene encoding leucine-rich repeat and immunoglobulin-like domain-containing nogo receptor-interacting protein 1 isoform X1, giving the protein MAGAQMFEGTAIHHWLCWGALYLLAAGLALPSETRRPCPQSCHCNTVLLEVNCSDGQLSKVPGDLPQDAKRMNLTHNNIKTLAHQQFQTLTQLLDLDLSDNLLTAIEMDAFLGLQNLLILRLARNHLKIIPAGVFTGLTHLQLLDISANEILVFLDFNFYELPALQSIKAEDNDLVFISHQAFSGLSSVKELHLDGCNLTAVPTEALTQLSVLRKLHFRRLTLTALPNYSFHHLVHLKELVISYCPRLETLSENSLFGLNLTSLTIRRCNLTAVPYIPLHHLVYLIHLDLSFNPITYIQGNMLRDLFRLEELHLIGGSLLGIEIRAFTGLTHFKLLNVSRNLLNTLEVDVFHSVDTLKTLGLDNNPLACDCRLLWVIRRRQYLDFGGESPTCTTSVQLQGWNFLDFSQSELAGLLTCRPPQILNHKPQVVKVDQGHTVVFYCNAEGDPLPSVSWLNPQQRPLSPTGRIRALSNGSLEVRYAQPEDSGTYLCVASNAAGNDSMLVSLHVRVFPSSTTNLFHLEGWFAFPSASPGVKGNQKLPFDVKTLLIAATIGLMSFFSSVSVCFIFMFLWSKTKGQIKHTATIAYVPRSTMSRSNVGKGNYMETSRFTMKLI; this is encoded by the exons ATG GCAGGCGCGCAGATGTTTGAGGGGACTGCCATCCACCACTGGCTGTGCTGGGGAGCTCTCTACCTCTTAGCAGCAGGGCTGGCACTACCATCTGAAACACGCCGGCCGTGTCCACAGTCCTGTCACTGTAATACTGTACTGCTAGAGGTGAACTGCTCTGATGGCCAACTTAGCAAAGTGCCCGGTGATCTCCCACAAGACGCTAAACGAATGAACTTAACACACAATAACATTAAGACTCTGGCTCATCAGCAGTTCCAGACTTTAACACAACTTTTAGACCTAGATTTGAGTGACAACCTTCTGACAGCAATTGAAATGGACGCTTTTCTTGGTTTGCAAAATCTGCTAATTCTGCGTCTTGCCCGCAATCACCTAAAGATTATTCCTGCCGGAGTATTTACTGGCTTGACACACTTGCAGTTACTAGACATAAGCGCTAATGAGATCCTTGTATTcttagattttaatttttatgaatTGCCCGCCCTGCAGTCCATTAAAGCAGAAGATAATGATTTAGTCTTCATCTCCCATCAAGCGTTCAGTGGACTATCCAGTGTAAAGGAACTTCACCTTGATGGCTGCAACCTCACTGCTGTGCCAACAGAAGCACTCACACAGCTGAGTGTGTTGAGAAAACTTCATTTTCGCCGACTGACCCTCACCGCACTGCCAAACTACTCCTTCCACCATCTAGTGCACCTTAAGGAACTTGTCATTTCTTATTGCCCCAGGCTGGAGACACTGTCAGAAAACAGCCTCTTTGGCCTAAATCTTACATCCCTCACGATTAGACGCTGCAACCTCACTGCTGTCCCATACATCCCTTTGCATCATCTTGTATACCTTATTCACCTTGACCTTTCTTTTAATCCAATAACTTAcatacagggaaacatgcttcgGGACTTGTTCCGGCTTGAAGAGCTTCATTTAATTGGGGGATCATTGCTAGGCATCGAAATTAGAGCATTCACaggtttaacacattttaaattgctgAATGTATCTCGAAACCTTCTCAACACACTGGAGGTAGATGTGTTTCATTCAGTGGACACCCTGAAAACTCTGGGACTTGATAACAATCCACTGGCATGTGACTGTCGATTGCTGTGGGTGATACGAAGACGCCAATACCTGGACTTTGGTGGAGAATCGCCTACTTGCACTACCTCAGTTCAGCTGCAGGGCTGGAATTTTCTAGACTTTTCTCAGTCTGAACTAGCAGGCCTGCTCACCTGTCGCCCCCCTCAAATTCTGAACCACAAACCTCAAGTAGTGAAAGTAGATCAGGGACACACGGTGGTGTTTTATTGCAATGCCGAAGGTGACCCTCTGCCATCTGTCAGCTGGCTAAACCCACAGCAAAGACCTTTGTCTCCAACTGGTAGAATACGGGCTCTCTCTAATGGCTCACTGGAGGTTCGCTATGCTCAGCCTGAAGACAGTGGTACTTATCTCTGTGTGGCATCTAATGCGGCAGGAAATGACAGCATGCTTGTAAGCCTTCATGTCCGAGTCTTTCCATCATCTACCACAAATCTCTTTCATCTAGAAGGTTGGTTTGCTTTTCCATCTGCCTCTCCAGGTGTGAAAGGGAATCAGAAACTCCCTTTTGATGTCAAGACATTACTGATAGCAGCAACCATTGGGTTGATGTCATTTTTCagctctgtgagtgtgtgtttcatttttatgtttctctggAGTAAGACCAAAGGGCAAATAAAGCACACAGCCACAATCGCATATGTACCACGAAGTACTATGTCGAGAAGCAATGTAGGCAAAGGAAATTATATGGAAACAAGCAGATTTACCATGAAATTAATATGA
- the vps72a gene encoding vacuolar protein sorting 72 homolog a, with the protein MSLAVGREPRKTAGNRMSNLLDAEEEDEFYKTTYGGFNDESGDDEYHGEHSDTEDEVDSDFDIDEGDEPDSDQEEDAPRRKSRVVTKAYKEPIKVAKPKPKRPSEEQKKIEKTKVELKRRIPQEFQDFAETRKSVRQSTSEHTRKTNLRLQERQDAPRRRRGAHRDRPLTQEQLLAEAKITAEINIRSLENYERLEADKKKQVHKKRRFEGPTIRYHSVLMPLVSPSVLKEENVDVEGLDQEVPQTAPQNPTTPQQQPVGGLCSRTYITFSDDEAFESVFPHGAQSSPQLPVQEVCPVTHKAALYRDPVTDIPYANARAFRIIREAYRKYVAAHGFPSGSMTGLDSGATKGARQKMVVKQNATAT; encoded by the exons atGAGTCTCGCAGTAGGCCGGGAACCCAGAAAGACTGCAGGTAATCGCATGTCAAACTTACTGGATGCTGAAGAAGAGGACGAGTTTTACAAGACCACTTACGGTGGTTTCAACGAT GAATCAGGAGATGATGAGTATCATGGAGAACATTCAGACACCGAGGATGAAGTTGACAGCGACTTTGACATAGATGAGGGAGATGAGCCAGACAGTGACCAGGAGGAGGATGCACCTCGAAGGAAAAGTCGAGTTGTCACTAAAGCTTATAAG GAACCTATTAAAGTAGCAAAACCCAAACCTAAAAGACCCTCTGAGGAACAGAAGAAGATTGAGAAAACTAAAGTGGAGCTCAAAAGGAGGATTCCACAAGAATTTCAAGATTTTGCCGAGA CTCGGAAGTCTGTGCGACAGTCCACCAGTGAACATACACGAAAGACAAATTTGCGCTTACAAGAGCGTCAGGACGCCCCTCGGAGAAGAAGAGGTGCTCATCGTGATCGGCCCCTTACCCAGGAACAACTGTTGGCTGAGGCCAAGATTACAGCTGAGATCAACATTCGATCATTAG AGAACTATGAACGTCTGGAAGCAGACAAGAAGAAACAAGTCCATAAGAAGCGCCGATTTGAGGGACCAACCATTCGTTATCATTCAGTTCTGATGCCCCTTGTTTCTCCCTCAGtcctaaaagaagaaaatgtggaTGTTGAAGG GTTGGATCAGGAGGTTCCTCAGACCGCACCACAAAACCCCACCACACCTCAACAACAGCCTGTTGGAGGCTTGTGCTCACGTACCTACATAACATTCAGTGATGACGAGGCTTTTGAGTCAGTGTTTCCACATGGTGCCCAGTCAAGTCCTCAGCTACCAGTCCAGGAGGTTTGTCCTGTCACGCACAAGGCTGCATTGTACCGAGACCCCGTCACTGATATACCTTATGCTAATGCACGAGCCTTCCGCATCATCCGAGAAGCTTACCGTAAATATGTGGCCGCTCATGGATTTCCTTCAGGAAGCATGACGGGACTTGACTCTGGAGCAACAAAGGGTGCCCGACAAAAAATGGTTGTGAAGCAGAATGCAACTGCAACATAG
- the LOC137124747 gene encoding leucine-rich repeat and immunoglobulin-like domain-containing nogo receptor-interacting protein 1 isoform X2 — protein sequence MFEGTAIHHWLCWGALYLLAAGLALPSETRRPCPQSCHCNTVLLEVNCSDGQLSKVPGDLPQDAKRMNLTHNNIKTLAHQQFQTLTQLLDLDLSDNLLTAIEMDAFLGLQNLLILRLARNHLKIIPAGVFTGLTHLQLLDISANEILVFLDFNFYELPALQSIKAEDNDLVFISHQAFSGLSSVKELHLDGCNLTAVPTEALTQLSVLRKLHFRRLTLTALPNYSFHHLVHLKELVISYCPRLETLSENSLFGLNLTSLTIRRCNLTAVPYIPLHHLVYLIHLDLSFNPITYIQGNMLRDLFRLEELHLIGGSLLGIEIRAFTGLTHFKLLNVSRNLLNTLEVDVFHSVDTLKTLGLDNNPLACDCRLLWVIRRRQYLDFGGESPTCTTSVQLQGWNFLDFSQSELAGLLTCRPPQILNHKPQVVKVDQGHTVVFYCNAEGDPLPSVSWLNPQQRPLSPTGRIRALSNGSLEVRYAQPEDSGTYLCVASNAAGNDSMLVSLHVRVFPSSTTNLFHLEGWFAFPSASPGVKGNQKLPFDVKTLLIAATIGLMSFFSSVSVCFIFMFLWSKTKGQIKHTATIAYVPRSTMSRSNVGKGNYMETSRFTMKLI from the coding sequence ATGTTTGAGGGGACTGCCATCCACCACTGGCTGTGCTGGGGAGCTCTCTACCTCTTAGCAGCAGGGCTGGCACTACCATCTGAAACACGCCGGCCGTGTCCACAGTCCTGTCACTGTAATACTGTACTGCTAGAGGTGAACTGCTCTGATGGCCAACTTAGCAAAGTGCCCGGTGATCTCCCACAAGACGCTAAACGAATGAACTTAACACACAATAACATTAAGACTCTGGCTCATCAGCAGTTCCAGACTTTAACACAACTTTTAGACCTAGATTTGAGTGACAACCTTCTGACAGCAATTGAAATGGACGCTTTTCTTGGTTTGCAAAATCTGCTAATTCTGCGTCTTGCCCGCAATCACCTAAAGATTATTCCTGCCGGAGTATTTACTGGCTTGACACACTTGCAGTTACTAGACATAAGCGCTAATGAGATCCTTGTATTcttagattttaatttttatgaatTGCCCGCCCTGCAGTCCATTAAAGCAGAAGATAATGATTTAGTCTTCATCTCCCATCAAGCGTTCAGTGGACTATCCAGTGTAAAGGAACTTCACCTTGATGGCTGCAACCTCACTGCTGTGCCAACAGAAGCACTCACACAGCTGAGTGTGTTGAGAAAACTTCATTTTCGCCGACTGACCCTCACCGCACTGCCAAACTACTCCTTCCACCATCTAGTGCACCTTAAGGAACTTGTCATTTCTTATTGCCCCAGGCTGGAGACACTGTCAGAAAACAGCCTCTTTGGCCTAAATCTTACATCCCTCACGATTAGACGCTGCAACCTCACTGCTGTCCCATACATCCCTTTGCATCATCTTGTATACCTTATTCACCTTGACCTTTCTTTTAATCCAATAACTTAcatacagggaaacatgcttcgGGACTTGTTCCGGCTTGAAGAGCTTCATTTAATTGGGGGATCATTGCTAGGCATCGAAATTAGAGCATTCACaggtttaacacattttaaattgctgAATGTATCTCGAAACCTTCTCAACACACTGGAGGTAGATGTGTTTCATTCAGTGGACACCCTGAAAACTCTGGGACTTGATAACAATCCACTGGCATGTGACTGTCGATTGCTGTGGGTGATACGAAGACGCCAATACCTGGACTTTGGTGGAGAATCGCCTACTTGCACTACCTCAGTTCAGCTGCAGGGCTGGAATTTTCTAGACTTTTCTCAGTCTGAACTAGCAGGCCTGCTCACCTGTCGCCCCCCTCAAATTCTGAACCACAAACCTCAAGTAGTGAAAGTAGATCAGGGACACACGGTGGTGTTTTATTGCAATGCCGAAGGTGACCCTCTGCCATCTGTCAGCTGGCTAAACCCACAGCAAAGACCTTTGTCTCCAACTGGTAGAATACGGGCTCTCTCTAATGGCTCACTGGAGGTTCGCTATGCTCAGCCTGAAGACAGTGGTACTTATCTCTGTGTGGCATCTAATGCGGCAGGAAATGACAGCATGCTTGTAAGCCTTCATGTCCGAGTCTTTCCATCATCTACCACAAATCTCTTTCATCTAGAAGGTTGGTTTGCTTTTCCATCTGCCTCTCCAGGTGTGAAAGGGAATCAGAAACTCCCTTTTGATGTCAAGACATTACTGATAGCAGCAACCATTGGGTTGATGTCATTTTTCagctctgtgagtgtgtgtttcatttttatgtttctctggAGTAAGACCAAAGGGCAAATAAAGCACACAGCCACAATCGCATATGTACCACGAAGTACTATGTCGAGAAGCAATGTAGGCAAAGGAAATTATATGGAAACAAGCAGATTTACCATGAAATTAATATGA